In the Eremothecium cymbalariae DBVPG#7215 chromosome 7, complete sequence genome, one interval contains:
- the CCR4 gene encoding CCR4-NOT core exoribonuclease subunit CCR4 (similar to Ashbya gossypii ACR288W) — protein sequence MNNPPPMMGYQLSAGASVPQMLGTPQGLAQQLHQGGAQQPQPQLQLQPQPQPQQQQQQVLQQPPGLGNNSQQLLSQLNQTNVSNTGNPLYHPHQSDPSLVNNPIWKLQLQLAAISRQSVGQANAYARQNAMKKYLMNQSGTAGQTQQTGGQQSGQAQQQGQGQAQQGQQPGQAADIAKSLVDFTKQYLLEMVSDLGVPASSTTPGPGQQEQRPHGTPLSTPSTPKAELVNNTQSTPSMLLQQQQHKKLSQFNIDEDDEVEHRMVAPVNTKYDEQLWHTIDLSNLALYNLNDNLFKYDFLTRLYLNGNNLTQLPPAIKKLRNLRVLDVSHNRLTELPTELGMCYQLKYLYFFDNMVSSLPWEFGNLFNLQFLGCEGNPLDKQLIKTLTEKSVTGLIFYLRDNAPELPLPEPRHFIEINADGELTQEHVSLEESNSHVNQDTLKRSFTLLSYNTLCQHYATPKMYRFVPSWALSWDYRREKLKEEVLSYQTDVICLQEVESKTYEEFWLPLLEKQGYSGVFHAKTRARTMQVKDAKKVDGCCIFYKNSEFSCIFKDAIDFSSVWMKHKKFQRTEDYLNRAMNKDNIALIVKLKHELSGEHVWVVTTHLHWDPHFNDVKTFQVGVLLDYIEKLLKQQSNIGNPQEKKKVPLIICGDFNSQSHSAVVELFTTGFVKSHKDIEGRDFGYMSQKNYAHNLSLKSSYEVIGELPFTNLSPSFTDVIDYIWYSTQALRVRGVLGAIDPTYASKFIGLPNDKVPSDHIPLLTRFEFTKGSSSSNGNGNNNGMII from the coding sequence AGTTAAACCAGACGAATGTTTCTAACACGGGGAATCCGTTGTATCATCCGCACCAGAGCGATCCGTCGCTGGTTAATAATCCGATCTGGaagctgcagctgcagctggCTGCGATTTCGAGGCAGTCGGTGGGTCAAGCAAATGCGTATGCGAGGCAGAACGCTATGAAGAAGTATTTGATGAATCAGTCGGGTACTGCTGGGCAGACGCAGCAGACGGGGGGCCAGCAGTCGGGGCAGGCACAGCAGCAGGGGCAGGGACAGGCACAGCAGGGGCAGCAGCCGGGGCAGGCTGCAGATATAGCCAAGTCGCTGGTGGACTTTACCAAGCAGTATCTTTTGGAGATGGTTAGTGATCTGGGCGTGCCAGCCAGCTCTACGACTCCTGGGCCCGGCCAGCAGGAGCAGAGGCCGCATGGGACTCCGTTGTCCACTCCCAGCACTCCAAAGGCGGAGCTGGTGAACAACACACAGTCCACGCCGTCGATGTtgctgcagcagcagcagcacaAGAAGCTGTCGCAGTTTAATATCGACGAGGACGACGAAGTGGAGCATCGGATGGTGGCGCCGGTGAATACGAAGTACGATGAGCAGCTTTGGCACACGATCGATCTGTCGAACTTGGCACTTTACAACCTTAACGATAACCTGTTCAAGTACGACTTTTTAACGCGGTTGTATCTGAACGGGAACAACTTGACGCAACTGCCCCCTGCTATCAAGAAGCTACGGAATTTACGAGTTTTGGATGTGTCGCATAATAGATTGACGGAGTTGCCCACCGAACTAGGCATGTGCTACCAACTGAAGTACctttatttctttgataaCATGGTCTCGAGTCTGCCTTGGGAGTTTGGCAATCTATTCAACTTGCAATTTCTGGGTTGTGAGGGGAATCCATTGGACAAGCAGTTAATAAAGACCTTGACGGAGAAGTCGGTGACAGGTTTAATCTTCTATCTAAGGGATAACGCCCCGGAGCTCCCGCTACCGGAGCCTCGTCATTTTATTGAGATTAACGCGGACGGAGAGTTGACCCAGGAACATGTATCGTTAGAAGAATCCAATAGCCACGTGAATCAGGACACCCTCAAGAGGTCTTTCACCCTCTTGTCGTACAATACCCTATGCCAGCATTATGCAACCCCCAAGATGTACCGCTTCGTGCCATCGTGGGCCCTAAGCTGGGATTATAGACgtgaaaaattaaaagagGAGGTCTTATCTTATCAGACAGATGTCATTTGTTTGCAGGAGGTGGAAAGTAAAACCTACGAGGAGTTCTGGTTGCCTTTGTTGGAAAAGCAAGGTTATTCGGGAGTTTTCCATGCAAAGACTAGGGCAAGAACGATGCAGGTAAAGGACGCCAAAAAGGTAGATGGATGCTGCATCTTTTACAAAAACTCGGAATTTTCGTGTATCTTCAAGGATGCTATTGACTTTAGCAGTGTTTGGATGAAACATAAAAAGTTCCAGCGCACGGAGGACTACTTGAACCGTGCTATGAATAAAGACAACATAGCCTTGATTGTGAAACTAAAACATGAGCTAAGTGGAGAACATGTCTGGGTTGTAACAACCCATTTGCATTGGGATCCTCACTTTAACGATGTCAAGACCTTCCAGGTTGGTGTATTACTGGATTACATTGAGAAACtattaaaacaacaaagCAACATCGGAAACCCtcaagagaagaagaaagttcCGCTAATCATCTGTGGTGATTTCAACTCTCAATCTCACTCCGCTGTAGTGGAGTTATTCACTACTGGATTTGTAAAGTCTcataaagatattgaaggaCGCGACTTTGGCTACATGTCTCAAAAAAACTATGCTCACAATTTATCCCTAAAATCCAGTTATGAGGTTATTGGAGAACTACCTTTTACTAATTTGTCTCCGTCATTTACTGATGTTATCGATTACATATGGTATTCTACACAAGCTTTACGTGTACGTGGGGTACTAGGCGCCATAGATCCAACATATGCTTCCAAATTTATCGGTCTACCTAATGATAAAGTTCCAAGCGACCATATACCTTTGCTGACGAGATTCGAGTTTACGAAGGGCTCCTCTAGCAGTAATGGTAACGGCAACAACAACGGTATGATTATATGA
- the PMT2 gene encoding dolichyl-phosphate-mannose-protein mannosyltransferase PMT2 (similar to Ashbya gossypii ACR290W): protein MSTSGYSRGDVGTLGRRGASDANADDVVSEKEEGLKLDTKIVNGEAEEEEEVNPLYRWEAIVMPILFTALAIFTRVYKIGLNNHVVWDEAHFGKFGSYYLRHEFYHDVHPPLGKMLVGFSGYLAGYNGSWDFPSGEQYPEYIDYVKMRLFNSMFSSLCAPLAYFTAKAIGFSLPTVWLFSILVVFENSYATLGRFILLDSMLLFFTVCSYYTFVMFHNERSRPFGRKWWKWLLLLGISLGCTISVKMVGLFIITLVGIYTIVDLWNKAGDPEIDVKDFLKHFGARAFCLIIVPILLFLFCFKIHFDLLVRSGTGDAVMPSLFQARLVGSDVGLGPRDIAVGSSVVSIKNQALGGSLLHSHVQTFPEGSNQQQITCYGHKDSNNNWKFDRMRGLDPWNESVDTDPEFVQDNHVYRLVHINTLRNLHSHQIRAPITNSYWEVSGYGNNEIGDPKDNWVIEFVDQPTEENKTVLHTLSTSFRIRHSEMNCYLAQTGAHLPEWGFRQAEVACVPNPFKRDKRTWWNVETHENDKLPARPEGFRFPKTKFIKDFIHLNLAMMATNNALVPDPDKLDVLASSAWQWPSLNVGIRLCGWSDELVRYFLMGSPASTWPSTFAVIILISMVIYYLLRWQRQCVIFQSHQDANLFLVGALYPLLGWALHFLPFVIMGRVTYVHHYLPALYFALLGLSYLFEAGMQSWKKSSYGRLARIGVYGLYYFIVIYGFYYFFPISAGMSGPVKDFEYLNLLKTWTIA, encoded by the coding sequence ATGTCGACTTCGGGATATAGCAGAGGTGATGTTGGAACGTTAGGAAGGAGAGGAGCTTCGGACGCTAATGCTGATGATGTAGTTTCTGAGAAGGAGGAAGGTTTAAAGTTGGACACTAAGATAGTTAATGGGGAGGcggaggaggaagaagaggttAATCCTTTGTATAGGTGGGAGGCTATTGTGATGCCGATATTGTTTACAGCGCTAGCGATATTTACAAGAGTTTACAAGATAGGACTGAATAATCATGTTGTTTGGGATGAGGCACATTTTGGTAAGTTTGGTTCGTATTATTTAAGACATGAGTTTTATCATGATGTCCATCCGCCATTGGGGAAAATGTTGGTGGGGTTCTCAGGGTATCTTGCGGGGTATAATGGGTCGTGGGACTTTCCTTCTGGGGAGCAGTATCCGGAGTATATTGATTATGTGAAAATGAGGCTTTTCAACTCAATGTTTTCGTCGCTATGTGCGCCATTAGCGTATTTTACGGCGAAGGCTATTGGATTTTCTTTACCCACGGTGTGGTTGTTTAGTATTTTGGTGGTGTTTGAGAATTCGTATGCTACTTTGGGGAGGtttattcttttggatTCAATGCTACTCTTTTTCACGGTGTGTTCCTACTATACTTTTGTGATGTTTCATAATGAGAGAAGCAGGCCATTTGGCCGGAAATGGTGGAAGTGGCTCCTATTGCTAGGTATTTCTCTAGGATGCACGATTTCCGTTAAGATGGTGGGTTTGTTCATTATCACTCTTGTTGGTATTTATACTATTGTGGACCTATGGAATAAGGCGGGGGACCCTGAGATCGATGTTAAAGACTTTTTAAAGCACTTTGGCGCCAGAGCATTCTGCTTGATTATTGTTCCTATCCTATTGTTCCTCTTTTGCTTTAAGATTCACTTTGACCTATTGGTACGCTCAGGTACTGGTGATGCGGTCATGCCCTCGCTGTTCCAAGCACGTTTGGTCGGATCAGACGTCGGATTAGGCCCACGTGATATTGCAGTCGGTTCATCTGTCGTTTCTATCAAAAACCAGGCGTTAGGAGGCTCTCTATTGCACTCACATGTGCAAACTTTCCCGGAGGGCTCTAACCAACAGCAGATTACTTGTTATGGACACAAAGATTCAAACAATAATTGGAAATTTGATAGAATGAGGGGCTTAGATCCATGGAATGAATCTGTTGACACAGACCCCGAATTTGTTCAAGATAACCATGTTTACAGGTTGGTTCATATCAACACTCTTAGAAACTTACACTCACACCAAATTCGTGCACCAATCACTAACTCATATTGGGAAGTTTCTGGTTATGGCAATAACGAAATAGGTGATCCTAAGGACAACTGGGTAATTGAATTTGTGGACCAACCCACAGAAGAAAATAAGACGGTTTTGCATACTCTATCAACTTCTTTCCGAATCAGACACAGCGAAATGAACTGCTACCTAGCTCAAACTGGTGCTCATCTACCTGAGTGGGGGTTCAGACAGGCCGAGGTAGCATGTGTGCCTAATCCATTTAAAAGGGATAAGAGGACTTGGTGGAATGTTGAAACTCATGAAAATGACAAGTTACCTGCAAGGCCGGAAGGTTTCAGATTCCCAAAAACCAAGTTTATTAAGGATTTTATTCACTTAAACCTAGCAATGATGGCAACAAACAACGCATTAGTTCCTGACCCCGATAAGTTAGACGTATTGGCATCTTCTGCTTGGCAATGGCCATCTTTAAATGTTGGAATCAGATTATGTGGATGGTCCGATGAGCTGGTCAGATATTTCTTGATGGGTTCACCAGCCTCCACATGGCCATCAACTTTCGCAGTAATTATATTAATTAGCATGGTCATTTATTACTTGTTAAGATGGCAAAGACAATGCGTTATTTTCCAGAGCCATCAGGATGCTAACTTATTCTTAGTGGGCGCGTTATACCCATTGTTGGGCTGGGCCTTACATTTCCTTCCATTCGTAATTATGGGTAGGGTGACATATGTACATCACTATTTGCCAGCCTTATACTTTGCGTTATTGGGTTTATCATATTTGTTTGAAGCAGGCATGCAATCATGGAAGAAATCTTCTTATGGCCGTCTGGCGAGAATTGGTGTCTATGGATTGTATTATTTCATTGTAATTTATGGATTTTACTATTTCTTCCCAATTTCTGCAGGTATGTCTGGTCCAGTGAAGGATTTTGAATACTTGAACTTGTTGAAGACTTGGACCATCGcttaa
- the LDB19 gene encoding Ldb19p (similar to Ashbya gossypii ACR291C) produces the protein MVFPIFGGNSKGSGGVRSLRSLGPGGGDFISGGSDETQYVNLEIDIESPPCVLYGAPIESSGALLNGVIRLCVGNPSAASKNRSLDAGSNASSRMVNSLVSTPMSRLTSLSTVKSPASSAKDTLYHLSSTIDKLTVICFSLSLVQKVRYGKPFMPSNPALSSCSNCRSKVIELANWDIVSNPIDVTLGYHTYPFSHLLQGDLPVTCNLGSTGSTHISYELIAVAFYKTLSKGPGSKNTVDRLELKFPIPITRSILRGPDRNSLRVFPPTDVTASAVLPNVVHPRSTIPLELKLHGIYTGDRRWRMRRLTWRVDENVRIRSHACKMHIGTLKAIEDTVREKQARSSKKPAKPIKRTSDMGPQVTVSVSTSANRQINPNMFLPRQDSAAGDMDDDATGTPDGFIHPSDHAMHEELLEQQERVRRQQVEQEQKREVTHYIEETRTLAGDDVKSGWKSDFTGSGKIELVTDIDLTKLNSGVSNPVHSISTLNPYKPPVDQNTNVACDIDDPILGVFVSHLLSVEIIVAEEVLQYPNGQPVSSNLHDSLVAAEGKAFPTNSADQRLAELSPMFANRNMSLQRRESIEEPSLPSRDRSNSGCIDASLRVVGIPTGAARVLRMQFKLHMTERSGLGISWDDEVPPTYQDVKYLSPPGYSATISESREFYNKGHTNNTSEPDTLSSVFPVCSHTSSNSSTRLNNDA, from the coding sequence ATGGTGtttccaatatttggaGGTAATTCCAAGGGTAGTGGGGGCGTCAGGTCTCTTAGATCGTTGGGGCCGGGAGGAGGAGATTTCATAAGTGGTGGGAGTGATGAGACTCAGTATGTTAATTTAGAAATTGATATTGAGTCACCTCCATGTGTTTTATATGGTGCTCCTATTGAATCATCAGGGGCTTTGTTGAATGGGGTGATTAGGTTGTGTGTAGGGAACCCATCGGCAGCTTCTAAGAATCGATCGTTAGATGCAGGTAGTAATGCATCGTCCCGGATGGTAAACAGCTTAGTGTCCACACCGATGTCTCGTTTGACTAGTCTGTCGACGGTGAAGTCTCCAGCATCATCTGCGAAGGACACCTTGTACCACTTGTCTAGCACCATTGATAAGTTAACAGTGATATGTTTTAGCCTCTCGCTTGTGCAGAAGGTAAGGTACGGCAAGCCCTTCATGCCTAGTAACCCAGCTCTTTCTTCGTGCAGCAATTGCCGGTCAAAAGTGATAGAATTGGCAAATTGGGATATAGTGTCGAACCCTATCGATGTCACTCTAGGTTACCATACATATCCATTTTCTCATCTGTTGCAGGGCGATTTACCTGTGACTTGTAATCTTGGGTCGACGGGTTCTACCCATATAAGTTACGAACTCATTGCGGTAGCTTTTTATAAAACATTATCAAAGGGACCTGGAAGTAAAAATACCGTAGATCGTTTAGAATTAAAATTTCCCATACCAATAACTAGAAGTATTTTACGGGGACCTGATAGAAATTCCTTGCGGGTGTTTCCTCCAACAGATGTTACTGCAAGCGCTGTTTTACCAAACGTGGTTCATCCCAGGTCTACGATACCTTTAGAACTGAAGCTGCATGGAATTTATACTGGTGATAGGAGATGGAGGATGCGCAGATTAACTTGGCGTGTTGATGAAAACGTTCGCATTAGGTCCCATGCCTGTAAAATGCACATAGGTACCCTCAAGGCTATTGAGGATACTGTCAGAGAAAAGCAGGCGAGGAGCTCAAAGAAACCTGCTAAGCCGATTAAAAGAACATCTGATATGGGTCCTCAGGTTACTGTATCTGTATCTACATCTGCAAACCGTCAAATAAATCCTAATATGTTCCTACCGCGACAAGATTCAGCTGCAGGGGatatggatgatgatgctaCCGGTACACCCGATGGATTCATACATCCCAGTGACCACGCCATGCATGAGGAACTGCTCGAACAGCAGGAGCGTGTTAGAAGACAGCAAGtagaacaagaacaaaaaagagaagTCACTCATTACATCGAAGAGACCCGTACTTTGGCTGGTGATGACGTCAAATCAGGCTGGAAGAGTGATTTTACTGGATCTGGAAAGATCGAATTAGTCACAGATATTGACTTAACAAAATTAAACTCTGGAGTATCAAATCCAGTACACTCTATTTCGACGTTAAATCCATATAAGCCACCAGTTGATCAGAATACTAACGTAGCGTGCGACATTGATGATCCAATACTAGGTGTATTTGTCAGCCATCTCTTATCAGTTGAAATTATTGTTGCTGAGGAGGTTCTTCAATATCCCAATGGACAACCAGTGAGCAGCAATCTACATGATTCTTTGGTTGCAGCAGAAGGAAAGGCATTCCCTACCAACAGTGCAGACCAGAGACTTGCGGAATTATCACCAATGTTTGCAAACCGAAATATGAGTTTACAAAGACGAGAATCCATTGAAGAACCTTCATTGCCATCGCGAGATCGAAGTAATAGTGGATGCATAGATGCAAGCTTACGAGTAGTAGGTATACCTACTGGGGCTGCACGTGTATTGAGGATGCAGTTTAAACTACACATGACAGAACGTTCAGGCTTGGGAATATCTTGGGATGATGAGGTGCCTCCCACGTACCAAGATGTAAAATACTTATCTCCACCAGGTTATTCTGCAACCATTTCTGAGTCAAGagaattttataataaGGGCCATACCAATAATACCTCTGAGCCTGATACCCTATCTTCAGTATTTCCTGTATGTTCCCATACGTCTTCTAACAGTTCTACTCGCTTAAATAATGATGCTTAA
- the LTE1 gene encoding mitotic regulator LTE1 (similar to Ashbya gossypii ACR292W): protein MMTEGVQLPKAGNSRSTGVFSDGDYYPVPSQKVITYAKDTGDRSIRQIIAADLNALIVSLTSPLDDVEYELFADFFLIYRNFICPDGLLDLLVKRFMWCMEELLNGVDEDHRVIGQITLVRTFVLIRHWVINYFAQDFLQNLDLRERVITFLNSLYQTGTELPKIITNIIVSLKKSWVYTVRFMWDDADLEKEFSLNSFGSWLRFNIMDVTKLQTAKGEARDSRLSFYALQSSTNPSFRNESILSLYKPKDNFQLPTRNKTFNLKHGIRIKKRTASMFLYPQDNLSACYWANKSDTSGGNKCSFAQAQKRILSHISNATNVSTVIKEVAYPSSPKVESVIPPTPSKGLEFILNSSCPLTAPFNNDKFSHKFKPKYHQGYRIIAGLISKWKMNHSFRNKGGNVSNNVEPEMNNLIKYVFSITSLDYSRNDMREISESVPSKFDILSARTIEEVEYLITVENEIVDKLEPSDADISYSETRNILGPIKNYEAFRGHNVIDNLNLYNTVNTIANSVISLSRSVSLKQQNAMSPSLPVLEPRRPHSLATFRSDSSKMLLTDALLGTRRHGELNKLIFSENDTHRKPGSKIPSFKTNTLETSGCDNLEEHSKSSFNIPSNCDVNGDFGESFISKITYDSQTNDVTMDKTCVREKHPHSISKYNAQNLNRKTNHPNLREFMFETSIPEVPTLSSKNNKSSNIAELNKWNESNDADLESIAGHKSSVSAISLGEDSSVPEGRLFKRKYIKQPVLLQVEASESEPTSDFSSPIGLRGSADSLIRKTMPSPIPVPPNTVTQNACVSPASGRISIIKKPGIGPRRSPITQSPVVTNDPSFIERDSVFAQHEASLTALEEDLKHSIAVSELLGFPIEKSETKSTISTAMLLASAQASPRKQSILNESIEEEVSLEISDPRLINLSSTPSIQSLISNGMSLNSADSIEIQSLSSNAASQASNISRDRFNRSKFVSHADSLLSYINENGNKYIFSTEVELTEETSPKRDMEYLKTRFMGQNESDHEIESSPDLDISDMISTLKRVKIAPFPSSSPPTKYPIEEVTIDKVPSTSQAAPSGNSDPVALALMKLEGTFAKTAERRKDGISNPGSANSSILAREVENLEIAGWHIPPTTNTNKRQSMFIERRRTMAETSYSDTCDQSQRSFNRQIRELLENYKVQDTRLNISNKEQHVPFILMYDSLSIAKQMTLIEREVMSEIDWKDLLDLNMRKSLPKITSWLQLLLYNEEFSGIDLAIARFNLTVDWIISELVMTVDSKLRRNVIQRLIHVAEHCRKFQNYNTVMEIVLALNSVVVQKFTDSWRLVEPADMLTWKELKSIPSLDRNYHNIRDMLNKINPINGCIPFLVVYLSDLALNTEKRDWIIPNKVVNYNKFQTSVQIVKNFIQRVQWAKFYDIEPDEELLSKCVYITSLTHEEIDHLTAF from the coding sequence ATGATGACTGAAGGTGTTCAGCTACCCAAGGCGGGGAACTCACGAAGCACAGGTGTTTTCAGCGATGGGGATTACTATCCTGTTCCTTCTCAGAAGGTGATTACATATGCAAAGGATACCGGGGACCGGAGTATTCGGCAAATAATAGCAGCAGACCTGAATGCTCTGATTGTTAGTTTAACTTCCCCCTTGGACGACGTTGAGTATGAATTATTTGCGGatttttttcttatttaCAGGAATTTTATATGCCCTGATGGACTATTGGATCTTTTGGTGAAGAGGTTTATGTGGTGTATGGAGGAGCTATTGAATGGAGTTGATGAGGATCATAGGGTAATTGGGCAGATAACTCTTGTTAGGACGTTTGTGCTTATCAGACATTGGGTGATCAATTATTTTGCCCAGgattttttgcaaaatttAGATCTTAGGGAACGAGTTATAACGTTTTTGAATTCGCTATATCAAACTGGGACTGAACTCCCCAAGATCATCACGAATATTATTGtgagtttgaaaaagagTTGGGTATACACCGTGAGATTTATGTGGGATGACGCTGACCTCGAGAAGGaattttcattaaattcttttggaagttGGTTGAGGTTTAATATTATGGATGTTACCAAGTTGCAAACTGCGAAAGGTGAAGCCAGGGATAGTAGGTTAAGTTTCTATGCTTTGCAAAGCAGCACTAACCCCAGTTTTCGCAATGAGAGTATTTTGTCTCTCTATAAGCCTAAAGACAACTTTCAACTCCCAACTAGGAACAAAACATTTAACTTGAAGCATGGTATACGCATTAAGAAACGTACCGCCAGTATGTTTTTGTATCCGCAGGATAATTTGAGTGCGTGTTATTGGGCAAATAAGTCAGATACTTCAGGAGGTAATAAATGTTCTTTTGCTCAAGCACAGAAAAGGATTTTGAGCCACATCTCCAATGCCACTAATGTATCTACTGTTATTAAGGAGGTGGCCTATCCGAGCTCTCCAAAAGTGGAGAGTGTAATCCCTCCAACACCGTCAAAGGGTCTAGAATTTATATTAAATTCGTCTTGTCCCTTAACAGCGCCGTTTAACAATGACAAGTTTTCACATAAATTTAAGCCAAAGTATCATCAAGGTTATCGTATTATTGCAGgtttgatttcaaaatgGAAGATGAATCATTCATTTAGAAATAAAGGAGGTAATGTATCAAATAACGTTGAACCAGAGATGAACAATTTGATCAAGTATGTGTTTTCAATCACTTCTTTAGATTACAGTCGAAACGATATGCGTGAAATTAGCGAGTCAGTTCCGTCAAAGTTTGATATATTAAGCGCAAGGacaattgaagaagtagAATATCTAATAACTGTTGAAAATGAGATAGTGGACAAGTTGGAGCCTAGTGATGCCGATATAAGTTATTCTGAGACTAGAAATATCCTGGGCCCtataaaaaattatgaaGCTTTCCGAGGACACAATGTTATTGACAACTTGAATTTATATAATACAGTGAACACAATTGCCAATTCAGTTATCTCTTTATCTCGTTCTGTTTCCCTGAAACAACAGAATGCCATGTCACCATCTTTACCTGTTTTAGAACCCAGGCGACCTCATTCATTAGCCACTTTTCGTTCCGATTCTTCGAAAATGTTGCTCACTGACGCTTTACTTGGAACACGGAGGCATGGTGAACTTaataaattaatattttctgaAAATGATACTCATCGTAAGCCAGGTTCGAAAATACCTTCTTTTAAGACAAATACACTTGAAACTTCAGGCTGCGATAACTTGGAAGAACATAGTAAAAGCTCTTTCAATATACCAAGCAATTGTGACGTTAATGGAGATTTTGGGGAATCCTTCATTTCAAAGATTACTTATGATTCCCAGACAAATGATGTCACCATGGACAAAACTTGTGTTAGGGAGAAACATCCTCATTCTATTTCCAAATACAATGCACAAAATCTCAACAGAAAGACGAATCATCCCAATCTTCGGGAATTTATGTTTGAAACTTCTATACCTGAAGTCCCAACGTTGAGCTCAAAGAACAACAAGTCCTCAAATATTGCTGAACTTAATAAGTGGAACGAATCTAATGACGCAGACTTGGAAAGCATTGCGGGACACAAAAGTTCAGTATCCGCCATCTCTCTCGGTGAGGATAGCAGTGTGCCTGAAGGACGCCTTTTCAAGaggaaatatattaagCAGCCTGTGCTCCTTCAGGTAGAGGCCAGCGAAAGTGAGCCTACGAGTGACTTTTCATCACCTATTGGATTGAGAGGCTCTGCGGATTCACTTATTCGTAAAACTATGCCATCTCCTATACCTGTCCCGCCAAATACCGTGACTCAAAATGCCTGTGTAAGTCCAGCTAGTGGTCGAATTAGTATCATTAAAAAGCCAGGGATAGGACCTAGACGTTCTCCAATAACCCAGTCACCTGTAGTTACTAATGACCCTAGTTTCATAGAACGTGATTCAGTGTTTGCACAACACGAGGCTAGTTTGACTGCACTAGAAGAAGACTTGAAGCACAGTATTGCGGTTTCAGAATTATTGGGCTTTCCAATAGAAAAGTCTGAAACGAAATCCACCATTTCAACAGCTATGCTGCTTGCATCTGCCCAAGCCAGTCCTCGAAAACAAAGCATATTAAATGaatcaattgaagaagaagtatCTCTTGAGATATCTGATCCTAGGTTGATAAACTTATCATCAACGCCTAGTATTCAGTCTCTAATAAGCAATGGTATGTCTCTGAATTCTGCTGATTCGATTGAAATTCAGTCTTTATCCTCGAACGCTGCATCACAGGCGTCTAATATATCTCGTGATAGATTCAATAGATCCAAGTTTGTCAGTCATGCGGATTCTTTATTGAGTTACATCAATGAAAATGGTAAtaagtatatattttctacGGAGGTTGAGCTAACAGAAGAGACGTCCCCTAAGAGGGATATGGAATACTTAAAAACAAGGTTTATGGGACAAAATGAAAGTGATCACGAAATAGAAAGTAGCCCGGATCTAGACATATCTGATATGATATCAACTTTGAAACGGGTAAAGATTGCTCCATTTCCATCTTCAAGCCCACCTACAAAATATCCAATCGAGGAGGTTACGATAGATAAAGTACCTAGTACTTCACAGGCTGCCCCTTCTGGAAATTCAGATCCAGTTGCTCTCGCATTGATGAAACTTGAAGGGACATTCGCTAAGACAGCTGAACGTCGCAAGGATGGAATTAGCAATCCTGGTAGCGCGAACAGCAGCATTTTGGCAAGAGAAGTTGAGAATTTAGAAATAGCAGGGTGGCATATACCACCAACAACCAATACAAATAAGAGACAATCTATGTTCATTGAGCGCAGGAGAACAATGGCAGAGACATCATATTCTGATACATGTGATCAATCTCAAAGGTCATTCAACAGACAGATCCGTGAGCTTTTAGAAAATTACAAAGTTCAAGACACCCGCCTCAATATCTCAAATAAAGAACAGCATGTTCCTTTTATTCTAATGTATGATTCATTGTCAATAGCCAAGCAGATGACTCTTATTGAACGCGAAGTAATGAGCGAGATAGACTGGAAAGATCTTCTAGATTTAAACATGAGAAAATCTTTACCAAAGATTACAAGCTGGTTGCAACTGCTACTTTACAATGAAGAGTTTTCAGGTATTGACCTTGCAATTGCAAGATTTAACTTGACAGTGGATTGGATAATCTCCGAACTCGTTATGACAGTGGACTCCAAGTTAAGAAGAAACGTTATTCAAAGGTTAATTCACGTTGCTGAACATTGTAGGAAATTCCAGAACTACAATACAGTGATGGAAATCGTGTTGGCTTTGAATTCAGTTGTTGTACAAAAGTTTACCGACTCATGGAGGCTGGTCGAGCCTGCTGATATGCTGACATGGAAAGAATTGAAAAGCATTCCAAGCTTAGATCGTAATTACCATAATATAAGAGACAtgttgaataaaataaatcCTATTAACGGTTGTATACCATTCCTTGTCGTTTATCTATCGGACCTGGCTCTGAACACTGAAAAAAGAGATTGGATTATCCCAAACAAAGTTGTAAACTACAATAAATTCCAAACAAGTGTACAAATAGTCAAGAATTTTATACAAAGAGTCCAATGGGCAAAGTTTTACGATATTGAGCCCGATGAAGAGTTACTCAGTAAATGTGTCTACATAACCTCGTTAACCCATGAGGAAATTGACCATCTAACAGcattttaa